In one window of Miscanthus floridulus cultivar M001 chromosome 12, ASM1932011v1, whole genome shotgun sequence DNA:
- the LOC136495621 gene encoding uncharacterized protein, translated as MVVPSGLRFIDLDAETLIMKQVAYHVNNFVLYFDIYKSFKTSDWDDNVVNLGKPAAERHDDDDEDFVASDNDGSVDGDFVDSDYEVDHEDDDFFWDNVDDGVVDEGAERQWDEISTDEDELELPDSNGEGKVGANMSSFRPEDIENPIFKLGMKFDSIELLRKAISEYSIKERVEIKMPWNDKKRIKAHCDVNCPWYLYASWDTRMSCIMIKSFVGNHTCQKKWELKRCTAKWLANKYLDRFRADEKMSLTNFGKTVQLELNLTISRMKLCRARRKAWEIIYGDEVKQFNELRNYGHELRRTNLGSTFFLTCLDGFFSTLYMSMDACKRGFLIGCRPVICLDGCHIKTKFGGQLLSAIGIDPNDCIFPLAIAVVEVECLASWKWFLETLKEDLGIENTTPWTIMTDKQKGLIPAVQQVFPESEHRFCVRHLYHNFSGQFRGENFKN; from the exons ATGGTTGTGCCTAGTGGTTTGAGATTTATAGATTTAGATGCAGAAACACTCATCATGAAGCAAGTTGCATACCATGTTAACAATTTTGTGCTCTACTTTGATATCTACAAGTCATTCAAGACATCTGACTGGGATGACAATGTGGTCAATCTAGGGAAGCCAGCAGCTGAaaggcatgatgatgatgatgaggattttGTGGCTAGTGACAATGATGGTAGTGTGGATGGGGATTTTGTGGATAGTGATTATGAAGTTGATCATGAGGATGATGATTTTTTCTGGGACAATGTTGATGATGGGGTGGTTGATGAGGGGGCAG AAAGGCAATGGGATGAGATATCAACTGATGAGGATGAGTTGGAGTTACCTGATTCTAATGGAGAGGGTAAGGTTGGGGCTAACATGTCATCCTTCAGGCCAGAGGATATTGAGAACCCAATTTTCAAGTTAGGAATGAAGTTTGATTCAATAGAACTGCTTAGAAAGGCAATTTCAGAATACAGTATCAAAGAGAGGGTGGAGATAAAGATGCCATGGAATGACAAGAAAAGAATCAAAGCTCATTGTGATGTAAATTGTCCATGGTACTTGTATGCTTCTTGGGACACAAGGATGAGTTGTATCATGATCAAATCTTTTGTTGGGAATCACACATGCCAGAAGAAGTGGGAACTGAAGAGGTGCACTGCAAAGTGGCTTGCTAACAAGTACTTGGATAGGTTTAGGGCTGATGAGAAGATGAGCCTGACCAATTTTGGGAAGACTGTTCAGCTAGAGCTAAACCTGACCATTTCTAGGATGAAGCTGTGTAGGGCAAGAAGGAAGGCATGGGAGATCATTTATGGGGATGAAGTGAAGCAATTCAATGAGCTGAGGAATTATGGGCATGAACTTAGGAGGACAAATCTTGGCAGTACCTTCTTTCTAACATGCCTTGATGGTTTCTTCAGTACACTTTACATGTCTATGGATGCATGCAAAAGAGGTTTCCTCATTGGTTGTAGGCCTGTTATCTGTCTAGATGGCTGCCACATCAAGACAAAGTTTGGAGGGCAGCTGCTAAGTGCAATAGGTATAGACCCAAATGATtgcatttttcctttggccatagcAGTGGTGGAGGTTGAGTGCCTAGCATCATGGAAGTGGTTCTTAGAGACACTGAAAGAGGACCTTGGCATAGAAAACACAACTCCTTGGACCATCATGACAGATAAACAAAAAGGTCTTATCCCTGCTGTTCAGCAAGTGTTTCCTGAGTCAGAACACAGGTTCTGTGTTAGACATCTGTACCACAACTTCTCAGGCCAATTTAGAGGAGAGAACTTCAAGAATTAG